A DNA window from bacterium contains the following coding sequences:
- a CDS encoding aldose 1-epimerase family protein — protein MPNLFGKKYTYRQLIQYIGDISQLGGLKHYELASGVGKGVGAVDFNTGTGFEFTVLLDRGMDISEARYNGQSLCWRSSTGDVAPAFFDPNGIGWLRSFFGGLVLTCGLDNVGPPCEDGQKQFGLHGRYTSIPASNIEIEQKWDCDEFVMSVEGQMRETSVFGMNLLLTREISAKLGESRLVIHDTIENQGYEKTPVMILYHCNFGFPLVDEHAELISPSIKVIPRDAAAEQGKDDYDKFQQPTQGYQEKVYFHQLQPDKAGYVKVALINKKRDLGVYLKYQKKQLPRFTQWKMLGQGIYVCGLEPGNCGVLGRAKEREAGTLEFLNPGEKKEIQLEIGVLTNQQDVRKFTNNIKKIK, from the coding sequence ATGCCCAATCTTTTTGGAAAAAAATACACTTACCGGCAATTGATACAATACATCGGCGATATATCACAACTTGGTGGATTGAAACATTATGAACTAGCTTCTGGAGTAGGAAAAGGAGTTGGAGCAGTAGATTTTAACACCGGGACAGGATTTGAGTTCACGGTTCTACTCGACCGTGGTATGGATATCTCTGAAGCACGATATAACGGTCAATCGTTATGCTGGCGGTCGAGTACCGGCGATGTAGCCCCTGCATTTTTCGACCCAAACGGAATCGGATGGCTCCGGTCATTTTTCGGCGGATTAGTTTTAACCTGCGGGTTAGATAATGTCGGTCCTCCCTGTGAAGATGGACAAAAACAATTCGGTCTCCATGGACGATATACCAGTATCCCGGCAAGTAATATCGAAATTGAGCAGAAATGGGATTGCGATGAATTCGTTATGTCGGTTGAAGGGCAGATGCGCGAAACCTCGGTTTTCGGAATGAACCTGTTGCTAACTCGGGAAATTAGTGCGAAACTCGGCGAAAGTCGTTTGGTTATCCACGATACAATCGAAAATCAGGGATATGAAAAGACACCGGTTATGATTCTGTATCATTGCAATTTCGGATTCCCGCTAGTAGATGAGCATGCTGAATTGATTTCTCCAAGCATAAAAGTTATCCCGCGAGATGCAGCCGCTGAGCAGGGAAAAGACGATTATGATAAATTCCAGCAACCAACTCAAGGATATCAAGAGAAAGTATATTTCCATCAATTGCAGCCGGATAAAGCAGGGTATGTTAAGGTAGCATTAATAAATAAAAAGCGGGATTTAGGCGTCTATCTGAAATATCAGAAAAAGCAATTGCCGCGGTTTACCCAATGGAAAATGCTTGGACAAGGGATATACGTTTGCGGATTAGAACCTGGTAACTGCGGCGTTCTCGGTCGGGCGAAAGAACGTGAAGCTGGAACATTAGAATTCTTGAATCCGGGGGAGAAAAAGGAAATTCAACTTGAAATAGGAGTACTTACCAATCAACAGGATGTAAGAAAATTTACCAATAATATAAAAAAAATAAAATAA
- a CDS encoding FGGY family carbohydrate kinase has translation MSLLGIDVGTTGCKVVAFNPDGKIIASAYREYPLRFPGQPGWVELDADEVWQRVKHCIQNVAAQTKSDPIEALAVSSQGEGVTPIDKAGRVLYHSIVSFDSRTVEFISWWLKRMSAYQLFAETGMTPEPFYTINKILWFKKYRPNIDRRTWKYLCYEDLVNYRLTGIPAIDYSLAARMMCFDLKHNRWSSKMLNLAGIEEDRLAFLYPPGKIVGNVLPKIAQELGLPKDTLVVTGGHDQPCGALGAGVIKPGITMDAIGTVECITPAFPNPVINRKMLANRFCCYPHVVPNQYVTVAFNFTGGSLLRWYRDQFGQKEIELARKSGKDVYEILVQQIPSQPSSLFILPHFTTTGTPYFDHHSRGAILGLTLATQKPEITRAILEGISYEIRLNIELLAQAGIPVREIRAIGGGAKSAQWLQLKADLFGRKIVTLNVSEAASLGVAMLAGCAIGEYSSVSEAVAQTVKIKQTFIPNPTNKKIYNRKFEIYRQIYPRLKELNHTIATEL, from the coding sequence ATGTCGCTCCTAGGAATTGATGTCGGGACAACCGGCTGTAAAGTAGTTGCATTTAATCCGGATGGAAAAATCATCGCTTCTGCATATCGAGAGTATCCGTTGCGGTTCCCAGGACAACCCGGCTGGGTTGAACTAGATGCGGATGAAGTATGGCAAAGAGTCAAACATTGTATTCAAAACGTAGCTGCACAAACCAAGTCCGACCCGATTGAAGCGTTAGCTGTCTCTTCGCAAGGTGAAGGGGTAACGCCGATAGATAAAGCTGGACGAGTTCTCTATCATAGCATCGTTTCGTTCGATTCGCGAACCGTAGAATTTATTTCATGGTGGTTGAAACGGATGAGTGCATATCAGCTGTTCGCTGAAACCGGAATGACTCCGGAACCGTTCTATACCATCAATAAAATTTTATGGTTTAAAAAATATCGACCTAACATAGACCGGCGAACGTGGAAATATCTCTGTTATGAAGATTTAGTGAATTATCGGTTAACTGGAATACCGGCAATAGATTATTCATTAGCGGCGCGAATGATGTGTTTTGATTTGAAACATAACCGGTGGTCCTCGAAAATGCTTAACCTAGCTGGAATCGAAGAAGACCGATTAGCGTTTCTATATCCGCCCGGAAAAATTGTTGGAAATGTTCTCCCCAAAATCGCACAGGAATTGGGGTTACCGAAAGACACGCTAGTAGTCACTGGAGGACACGACCAACCATGCGGTGCACTCGGTGCCGGCGTAATTAAACCGGGGATCACTATGGATGCTATTGGAACAGTAGAATGTATTACTCCCGCATTTCCAAACCCGGTGATTAATCGAAAAATGTTAGCGAACCGGTTCTGCTGTTATCCGCATGTTGTGCCAAATCAATATGTTACGGTCGCGTTCAATTTCACTGGCGGGTCATTACTTCGCTGGTATCGTGACCAATTCGGACAGAAAGAAATTGAATTGGCTCGAAAATCAGGGAAAGACGTTTATGAAATATTAGTTCAGCAGATACCGAGCCAACCGAGTTCGCTATTTATCTTACCCCATTTTACTACTACCGGTACGCCTTATTTCGACCATCATTCCCGGGGTGCAATACTCGGGTTAACCTTAGCTACGCAAAAACCGGAAATAACGCGAGCGATTCTTGAAGGAATAAGTTATGAGATTCGATTGAATATCGAATTATTAGCGCAAGCTGGAATTCCGGTTAGAGAAATTCGAGCGATTGGAGGCGGTGCGAAATCCGCGCAGTGGCTGCAGTTAAAAGCGGATTTGTTCGGCAGAAAAATAGTTACCTTGAACGTCTCCGAAGCAGCATCGTTAGGGGTAGCAATGTTAGCTGGGTGTGCAATTGGCGAGTATTCATCGGTATCAGAAGCGGTAGCGCAAACGGTTAAAATCAAACAGACCTTTATTCCGAACCCGACGAATAAAAAAATCTATAACCGAAAGTTTGAAATATATCGACAAATATATCCACGGTTGAAAGAACTTAACCATACCATCGCTACGGAATTGTAA
- the rsmA gene encoding 16S rRNA (adenine(1518)-N(6)/adenine(1519)-N(6))-dimethyltransferase RsmA, with protein MNNLASLKQQLHRYGIHLSKRRGQSLLIDRTVLADIVSAAGICSDDIVIEIGAGTGILTAELAKLAKQVYALEIDKRMVQVASNTLRGYSNITLIEDDVLAYNFREIRRTYPDEPVKVIGNLPYSITSPVLFKVVENRELFTVAVFMIQKEVAERLVANPGTKAYGVLTISITYRYQPEIIRYVPAQSFFPKPEVDSAIIKLIPHQTRPVQVDDELFFFRIVKVAFSQRRKTLLNTLNTISHQLKLDKPKLEARLTELHIDPSRRGETLSIAEFAKLANLLKPQA; from the coding sequence ATGAATAATCTTGCTTCTTTAAAACAACAGTTACACCGATACGGAATCCATTTATCAAAACGGCGAGGACAATCGCTGTTGATTGATAGGACGGTATTAGCTGATATTGTTTCCGCAGCTGGAATATGCTCCGATGATATCGTCATTGAAATTGGAGCAGGAACCGGGATATTAACCGCAGAATTAGCGAAACTGGCGAAACAGGTTTATGCACTTGAAATAGATAAGCGGATGGTTCAAGTCGCTTCTAATACCTTACGGGGATATTCGAATATAACGTTGATTGAAGATGACGTACTCGCATATAATTTCCGAGAAATACGACGAACCTATCCCGATGAACCGGTTAAGGTTATCGGAAATCTTCCATATTCAATTACCAGTCCGGTTCTATTTAAGGTGGTTGAAAATCGAGAACTATTTACGGTAGCGGTGTTTATGATTCAAAAAGAAGTTGCGGAACGATTAGTTGCAAATCCGGGAACTAAAGCGTATGGTGTGCTAACGATTTCGATTACGTACCGCTATCAACCGGAAATAATCAGATATGTTCCCGCGCAATCGTTTTTCCCGAAACCGGAAGTGGATTCTGCGATAATCAAATTGATACCGCATCAGACCCGACCAGTTCAAGTAGATGATGAACTGTTCTTTTTTCGAATTGTTAAAGTAGCATTCAGCCAGCGACGAAAAACGTTGCTCAACACTTTAAACACGATATCACATCAGTTGAAATTAGATAAACCGAAATTGGAAGCGAGGTTAACTGAATTACATATCGACCCGAGTCGTAGAGGGGAAACTCTATCCATCGCAGAATTTGCAAAACTGGCGAACTTGTTAAAACCGCAGGCGTAA
- a CDS encoding pyridoxine 5'-phosphate synthase, translating to MAKLSVNIDHIATLRQARLAKEPDPIYAAVLVELAGAHGITVHLREDRRHIQDRDVKLLREILHINLNLEMAATSEMLDIARTIKPDLVTLVPEKRAELTTEGGLDVVRLIQPLRSAITELHQQNIPVSLFIDPIQSQVDAAKSIGADYIELHTGKYCEVFGTDEEHEQYQFIADAAIHARDIGLKVNAGHGLNYQNISRIAAIQEIQEFSIGHSIVARAVLVGLDRAVREMLELLR from the coding sequence ATGGCTAAATTAAGTGTTAATATTGACCATATTGCAACGCTCAGACAGGCACGGCTAGCCAAAGAACCTGACCCGATTTATGCTGCGGTGTTAGTTGAACTAGCTGGCGCACACGGGATAACGGTTCATCTTCGGGAAGATCGTCGCCATATTCAAGACCGAGATGTTAAACTACTCCGGGAAATCCTGCATATCAATTTAAATCTTGAAATGGCAGCAACCAGTGAGATGCTCGACATCGCAAGGACAATAAAACCGGATTTGGTTACGCTCGTTCCCGAAAAACGTGCGGAGTTGACTACAGAAGGCGGCCTTGATGTGGTGCGCCTTATCCAGCCATTGCGGTCAGCAATAACAGAATTGCATCAGCAGAATATTCCCGTCAGTCTTTTTATTGACCCAATACAATCGCAAGTAGATGCAGCGAAAAGCATCGGTGCAGATTATATCGAACTCCATACTGGGAAATATTGTGAAGTATTCGGCACGGATGAAGAACATGAACAATACCAGTTCATCGCTGACGCTGCGATTCACGCACGGGATATCGGATTAAAGGTTAATGCTGGTCACGGACTTAACTATCAGAATATCTCTCGGATTGCGGCAATCCAGGAGATTCAAGAATTTAGTATTGGACATAGTATTGTAGCGCGAGCTGTTCTGGTAGGGTTAGACCGTGCAGTGCGAGAGATGCTTGAATTATTACGATGA
- a CDS encoding amino acid racemase codes for MEHSLCKHFRIGILGGMGPESGVLLQQLIIEHTPAQIDQDHIEVITYTNPHIPDRTASLTIDDGESYLKAIAESLLLLEKTGIDILVISCITAHARFEEIQNSLNTPLLNIVELAKQHIIVSDGKVGILATDGTINSQLFMLPDQPEKTVIPEPKFQRIVMEVIYDIKKGIKDRSIIDRLEKIVIHLRQAGCVKILLGCTELSIVHTELRNRLGHIFIDPLRLAAQALVQLARK; via the coding sequence ATGGAACATTCGCTGTGCAAACATTTCCGAATAGGAATTCTCGGTGGAATGGGTCCGGAATCGGGGGTATTATTACAGCAGTTGATTATCGAACATACTCCAGCGCAAATAGACCAGGACCATATCGAGGTGATTACCTATACCAATCCGCATATCCCTGACCGTACCGCATCACTTACAATAGATGATGGCGAGTCGTATCTAAAAGCGATTGCGGAATCGTTGCTCCTACTGGAGAAGACAGGAATCGATATTTTGGTAATTTCATGTATAACCGCGCATGCTCGATTTGAAGAAATCCAAAATAGCTTGAATACACCACTCTTAAACATCGTAGAATTAGCTAAACAGCACATCATCGTTTCGGATGGTAAAGTAGGAATCCTAGCTACCGACGGAACAATTAACAGTCAGCTTTTTATGCTACCCGACCAGCCGGAGAAAACAGTTATACCGGAACCAAAGTTCCAGCGTATTGTTATGGAGGTGATATATGATATTAAGAAAGGCATTAAAGATAGGAGTATTATTGATCGGCTGGAAAAGATAGTTATCCATCTGCGCCAAGCAGGTTGCGTAAAAATACTTCTCGGTTGCACGGAATTATCTATTGTTCATACTGAACTGCGCAACCGACTAGGTCATATATTTATAGATCCACTCCGGCTAGCTGCACAAGCTCTGGTTCAATTGGCTAGAAAATAA
- a CDS encoding (2Fe-2S)-binding protein, with protein sequence MQISFTINSQSVTLDVEPTETLLQVIRERLHLTGTKEGCGRGDCGACTVLMDGYAVNSCLILAPQTDGHTITTIEGLARDKQLDAIQQAFISSGAVQCGFCTPGMILSTKALLTRNPNPTDEEIRIAISGNLCRCTGYIKIVNAIRSLRK encoded by the coding sequence ATGCAAATTTCTTTTACTATTAATAGTCAATCCGTTACGCTTGATGTTGAACCGACTGAAACTTTACTGCAGGTTATTCGGGAACGACTACATCTTACCGGAACGAAAGAAGGATGTGGTCGTGGAGATTGCGGCGCATGTACTGTTCTCATGGACGGTTATGCCGTCAATTCATGTTTAATTTTAGCTCCACAAACTGATGGACATACGATTACGACGATTGAAGGGTTGGCTCGGGATAAACAACTCGACGCAATCCAGCAAGCGTTCATCAGTTCCGGCGCAGTTCAATGCGGATTTTGTACCCCGGGAATGATTCTTTCCACAAAAGCGTTACTTACCCGAAATCCGAATCCTACCGACGAAGAAATTCGTATCGCGATTTCTGGTAATCTCTGCCGATGTACCGGTTATATCAAAATCGTTAATGCAATTCGTTCCTTAAGAAAATAA
- a CDS encoding DUF4416 family protein has product MGIIKIPIPVKLICGMISGRLELFEQAREKLQERYGAIDYLSPLMPFSCYTDYYEQEMGKDLQRQFISFEKLIDPSDIIGIKLATNQIELAFGAPNRLINLDPGYVSNAKLVLATTKDYQHRIYLGQGIYAEVTLRFRQGKFEPYEWTYPDYRTPEYLNIFNRIRAIYREQLKQA; this is encoded by the coding sequence ATGGGGATAATCAAAATTCCAATTCCAGTCAAACTGATTTGCGGGATGATTTCAGGGCGATTGGAATTATTTGAGCAAGCACGAGAAAAATTACAAGAACGCTATGGTGCGATAGATTACCTCAGTCCGCTGATGCCGTTTAGTTGCTATACTGATTATTATGAGCAGGAAATGGGGAAAGATTTACAGCGGCAGTTTATCAGTTTTGAAAAGCTGATTGATCCATCAGATATTATAGGAATAAAACTCGCAACGAATCAGATTGAGTTAGCGTTTGGTGCTCCCAATCGACTCATCAACCTCGACCCTGGGTATGTCTCGAATGCGAAATTAGTTCTTGCAACGACGAAAGATTATCAGCATCGGATTTATCTCGGGCAAGGGATATATGCAGAAGTAACACTCCGATTCCGCCAAGGCAAATTTGAACCGTATGAATGGACGTATCCAGATTATCGAACTCCGGAATATCTGAATATCTTCAACCGGATTCGAGCTATTTATCGTGAACAACTAAAACAAGCTTAA
- the acpS gene encoding holo-ACP synthase yields MVIGVGIDIVSTERIKQAIARYGDRFLNRIYCPGEIAYCGSRKEPHLHYAARFAAKEAVVKAFGTGFRFSIKHTEIETIINELGKPDILLHDTAAAISRQKGITRLSLSLSHNDEQATAIVIAEANPPAQTTSLRI; encoded by the coding sequence ATGGTAATTGGGGTAGGCATCGATATTGTTTCTACGGAACGGATAAAACAAGCTATAGCCCGGTATGGCGATAGATTTCTGAACCGTATATATTGTCCGGGCGAAATTGCGTACTGCGGGTCTCGAAAAGAACCGCATTTGCATTATGCAGCACGATTTGCGGCAAAAGAAGCCGTCGTTAAAGCGTTCGGTACCGGATTTCGATTTAGTATAAAACATACTGAAATTGAAACTATCATAAACGAGCTCGGGAAACCTGATATCCTGCTCCACGATACGGCTGCGGCTATATCTCGACAAAAAGGGATTACTCGTTTATCGCTAAGTTTATCCCATAACGATGAACAAGCGACTGCGATTGTTATCGCAGAAGCGAATCCACCTGCACAAACCACTTCTCTCCGTATTTGA